A region of the Nocardia nova SH22a genome:
ATCCATGTCGTTCACGACGGCGGTGCGGGCTCACCCTACGACATCGACGCGGAGATCGGGCAGATCCATCCGAAGGTCGCGCCGATCGCCGGTGAGGAGATCGTCGTGAAGCAGGCCCCGGGCGCGTTCATCGGCACCGATCTGGGCGAAAAGGTCGATGCCGCAGGCAATTCCGCGGTCGTTCTGATCGGTTTCATGACTCACATGTGCGTAGCGTTCACAGCCGAGGGAGCCTTTCTCCGCGGCAATGCGCCGACCGTGGTCGCGGACGCTTGTGCGACGCGGCCGCTGCAGTCGACGGTGGCGCCGGTGACAGCAGAGCAGCTTCATCATTCCGCCCTCGCTCAGATCAGCGATCTGTACGGCGTCGTCGTCGCATCGCCGGACGATCTGAAATAAACCAGACCGCTCAGCTGGAGCGGCTCCTGAACCAGCGTTCCAGGACCAGGGCGGCGCCGTCGTCGTCGATATCGGCGGTGATCTCGTCCGCTACCTCGCGGGCGACCGGGACCGCATTGCCCATCGCAACGGAATGTCCTGCCCAGGTGAGCATTTCGACATCGTTGTAGCCGTCGCCGATGGCGAGGGTGTCTTCGAGCGGGATGTCGAGTGCGCACCGGAGTTGTTCCAGCGCCCAGCCTTTGGACACCC
Encoded here:
- a CDS encoding cysteine hydrolase family protein translates to MSTTLRDLNGLDRTPAALADATLILIDYQNTYTSGVMELTGWESALDSAAELLHRARAAGSPIIHVVHDGGAGSPYDIDAEIGQIHPKVAPIAGEEIVVKQAPGAFIGTDLGEKVDAAGNSAVVLIGFMTHMCVAFTAEGAFLRGNAPTVVADACATRPLQSTVAPVTAEQLHHSALAQISDLYGVVVASPDDLK